From the Penaeus vannamei isolate JL-2024 chromosome 20, ASM4276789v1, whole genome shotgun sequence genome, the window atatatatatatatatatatatatatatatatatatatatatatatatatatatatatatatataaacgcaataCCGGCAGACGCATTTAATAACACTACATATgttgagagagatggataagatTTGTACAGACAGATTATTGTGCACTTAGATGTCTCCAGGTTTTATAGTGTTCTCTCTGTAAAGTACGATTCAgaattcaaagaaagaaaaacagtgcCACGTAGATCAGCAGcattggtagtagtaataatgataatgataatcatattaataatgataattctgataataatggtaattctgataataataatgatatgaatgatcatgataaaaataattgttgtatattattgttgttattattattatcatcgtaattattatcattactattagtattaatgataattaaaaaaaataataataataacgaacggACCTTGATCTCACGACGACCAAATTCTCCCGTGATAGTATAACTGCCCGTATCATTTTGTACAAAGCTTGTAAGGCATCCCCTTCGCAGAGAATACGGCTGTAGATTGATTTTCTTCTGGGAAAAAGTTCTTTGATGCACTCCTTGACATGCCTTTGTGGAGGATGGAACTTCAGACGACACGTAGTCTTAATTACAGGCTACGAAATTCTCCAAGAACAAGGGTACAGATTGGACTGAATGGAGTCGATGACATAGCGGTagagttttcctctttttttttttcttttttttttttttttttttttgctgtgtttgCGACTGGAATGATTGGTTTAAAGTTGAATAAGAGGAGGTTGGAACCACGATTTGATTTTTGGGATGGTGTATGGACGGTGTGTTGGCGGAATGGGAGGTTTTAATGCTGGCAACTGGAACAAATCGTAAGAAATATTCCCCTTTAATTTGTTTGAGATACGAATAAATTATAAATCATTAGATTAGGgtaattccatttgttgcaatggcCTCTAAGGTAAGCCAGTTAATTAACGCGGTGCTTCATTGTTCCCAAGTCTGATTAACAACAAAATCTAGAACAAGCCAGAGTCATCGGACAAACAAACCAAAGCAAGATGATGACCTGGAAAGCTAGTCAAGCCATGCCACATGACAACCATAGCAAGCGACACAAGCAACACGACCTCCCAAACCCAACCCGAATAAACAACACGGCCTCTACACCCAAGCCAGATAAGCAACACGACCTCCGTAGACAAGCCAGGTAGGCAACAGAGCgtgcctaccccctccctcccccctcccccctccccagactccccttccctccccgacaCCCCCGACACACCATGGTCGGCAACAGGGCGTCTCGACATATCGGCTTtaaaggctcacacacacacgtgacgaGCGCAACTGCCGACCAGCTTGGAATAATTGGCCCCTCagaccctcctccttcgccttgtGCATGGAAGGCggcgagaagaaaagagaggataagagtgaaaggaagagagagggggagagagagagagaagaaaggagaggagagagggaaagaaagaaagaaaaagaaaccgatACAGTAGAGAAGaatgactgagacagagagagagagagagaggaaaagaaacgccGGAAGATTACACATACCGACAGAAACCAAAGCTGCATCGTTAGCGGAGCTCCGGCTCGTGTAGTGCACTATGGGAGTACGAAGGAAAGGCTCACAAAAGCGCTCACTTGCAGCTGCCTTGTTTGCTCCTTTTAATGGCTTGGTGCTCGCTGGATTTTTGTTCATTAGTCCCATTCATCTCGCCACTGATTTATACAAAAGGAAACTATCGTTAACTGGAACACGGACAATGCGAGACACACTTTAATATAGGTATTCATGTTGGGAATTGGAATGCCTTAcatttaattcttgtttttttatattttgtttattgggGTTTCTTGTGAGTAAATTAGTAGTATTGATTATATTTATtccataaaaaatataacaattttattttattttcaggaaCTGACACCTACAATCGTTTAAGGTAAGTGTAAGGCATCCGGAGGCATGTATATGCAGGTGAAATTAACGCCATCGCTTCTGTTCGTAAGTCCTTTCCTCATAAGCTGAAAGAgtcattacgttttttttctcttcatcccgATCCTCGAAGGCGGCCCAGCTGTCAAGGCTCCATTACAGACACTAACACGACGTTCTCTCCACGTACAAGCAATTGATTCACATGGCGTTTtctgatttcccttttcttcctcctcctccttcgcttcttcttcgtctccccttcctcctcctcttcttggcgTTCCCCGTGTCCGAGCTGCAGTCTGAGGGCGTCGCGGGCCTCGCTGGTGTGCGGGTGGCAGCCGGAGACCCTCTTGGAGTCGAGGGCGCGCCGCTCCAACGCGTCCAGTCCGGGTCCTTCTCCAACCTCGAGCGGCCCCTCTAAGCGTGGATCACGTCCTGGCTTGGCGGCGGCGAAGGTGGTCCTCCTTGATCCACTTCGAGTGTTTTCTAAAGGGGCGTGGCGCTCCCACGTCGCGGCAGCCACCCACGCAGGGGTTGGGTCCTTCACCCTCCTCgggttcttcgcctcctcctcgctGACGCTGTGCCCGCTCACGCTGTCCACGTCCTCGAGGTCGTCTCGAATGCTCAGGTCGCCCACGTTGAGGTACCGTGACACGTCGCCTGCAATAGAACAAGAAACCACTGCATGAACGTCCATAAAAATGAAGTCCTATCTTACGTATCAAAAGATAAGACCAAAGTCCCTGCCCGTCTCGTCAGTCCCACCCCTCCCAGCGGAACGAAGAGGAACAGAGGAGCCCTGTGAGGCGACCTCCTGAGGCTCTCTAAACATTTATGGCATGAGGCTGGGGCTCTCGACCCCCGCCGTGACTCCTCCGTTCGTTGAACCACCTGACAAACAAAGCAGTGCTCACTGATGCATCACAGCTGTTTCAACCGCCCGAGTCATCCTGGAACCGTTGGAATCGCACCATTGTCAAGCTCGGCTTTGATGGAGGGGGTGGAAATGAGTCCTTGTGCTCCCTTATTTAGTGCCACACTATCTTCATTTCATGATATTGGTACTGCTCCCCCTgccataattattcttattgttacacTTCATTGTGGGTATTTTATTGATAATAGATTTAACCATAGCAATTGGTATCACCCTCGAACTTTCTCGCGTTCACAACAGTAATCGTCATTGCCAACTTCTAGCCTAGCATCAGTACAGCAAGCGTAACGAGCTACTGATAATTGAAGGGGCTAGCATACTTTCTTGGCGCCGGGGTCGCTAAGGAGGACAAGACTTACATGATGGATTCAGGAGAGAGGTCAGTCAAGAGGCCGACTGGGTCAGCGGGAACGGAGCTACGCTGAAGGGGCTGTAAACATCGCGTGACGGGATTCAGAGATGCAGGAGTAGGGGTTGGGGCAGGGCCACGGCATGggccaggggcaggggcaggggcagatgCGTGGCCAGCATGACAAGGGTCAGCtgcgggaagaggaggggaggcaggagaggcaggACCTACACTGAAGGCTGTTGCCTGCCATTAAATCAGATTTAACTTGGCATCTGTTCAATTGCATGGCCGCCGAGCAGACAGACGCGCGGCAGTCCAAATATCTCGGATAAGAGGCAGGGGCTTTTACACCGAGGCTCAACCATCTTGCGCGCGGTAACATTGAAACTTCATTTGGGAATCATGCAAGTGCTTCACTTTCACAGCGTGGGCCAGCTCGCCCTCACGGCCACCGCAAGGTAAAGGGGCCCCCGCGGAACGAACAAGAAATTAGGGAGTCACGTCCAGTCGcctccgagccccccccccctcctcctcctcctccaagtctattttctgctcctcctcgaATGGGAAGACGCGATAAGAGCGGACAGCATCGCTCCTGAGACGCTCGCATTCCACGCCGCCAACAACGGAATCGAGAAAGCCGCGGCGGCCATCATCACATGCCAATTTCCACAGTTGCTGCTGCGAGGTGAGAAGTGAAACTTGGTGGTACGTCCATCCCTTTCGCTCGGCGCCCTCGGGGGATCCTGCCTCGAACGCCGCCTCCTTCATATTCttcatattctccctccctctcctctccttattcatTGCTGTTATCTTGTTcttctaatttctcttttttcatccatTTCTGCCCGACGAGATTCTTTCTCGTTCACTTTCACATAAGGAAAATCTGACCTTTGTTGTGGACAAAATCTGAACTATTTTCCCAATGAATTGAATGACACGTGATTGGCCAAGGTTAGGACCTTTGACGttcaagagagtgagtgagagaaagagaggaaaaggatttaTATGTTTACAAGAGGAAATCAGGCCCATCCCAGAAAGTCACGTGGTAGGATGCTCTTCGTTAAATAGTTAGGAAAGGAAAAATTTATTTATGGCCGCGAATCCGTGTAAACAGACCTGAAGACTCTCTTGAAAGTTTGGAAATGTTCACGTCTTGGCCTGGTTATTTTTGCGGGATTGCGACCCTGGCCAAGCAAACGAAACGAAAGGTTGGCCATACTTACAGCTAGCATATGTTCATCATTTTTTCAACGTTCAtgcatttccttatttctttgtctgtctaccttaAAATAACAAccctgagagagcgagagcgagagagagagagagagagagagagagagagagagagagagagagagagagagggagagagagagagagagagagagagagagagagagagagagagagagagagagagatccaacacAATTGAACAGTCCTCCATGCCCGTAAAGAAAACGGCGTACCGCGAAGAAAACGGCGCATTTCAGACTTCaagagcctcctcctcctccaactatcACCCTCGCAAGCATGGGTGACACGGCCTGCAAGCAAGGAGTTAGAAGCCATCGTCTGATGGGATCggagtagggtgggggagggagggagagagagggagaaggagaagggagggaggagtatcgcctccctcctcacctcctcctcacctcccttcctctctctctctccccccttgacaCAGTGATCGTGAACTTCGGCCGCTGTTGGCTGGTGATCTTGGCCCAGATGTGACCCGACTCCCAGCGCCCCAGACACTCACTCGCTCTTACTCCTCCGCCTCCCGCTCGTTCCCATTCCGctacttcttctctttattggttttgttttcttccgTTTTCGCAGACTTTTGCTGTTTGTTCCCATGTGTATgcatcttcttcgtctccttcttgtccttcttccttacccttcGTCCCCTTTCAGGCCAGCCCGtcactccccgtccctccctaccctctagcCCCGTCCTACATATTTCCATACGGTCCTGATTATTAGCCAGCGTCGCGACTGCCCACCAGCCACACCTTGTGACC encodes:
- the Lsm11 gene encoding U7 snRNA-associated Sm-like protein LSm11, which translates into the protein MASQDQELDFLSESFNPEKVLSSTETEVPVPEAEEYEDLNVLRNVVHSQTFNVIRELPGVYGHGGIPKAPVNTGPVERKFTEEQGLLQGRGPRRRRNVISRMQEMKGPLAVLRRCKEENIRVKVYTRNQSEVRGVLTGFVVAFDKHWNLALRDVDEVFQKKIRCKKHALGDVSRYLNVGDLSIRDDLEDVDSVSGHSVSEEEAKNPRRVKDPTPAWVAAATWERHAPLENTRSGSRRTTFAAAKPGRDPRLEGPLEVGEGPGLDALERRALDSKRVSGCHPHTSEARDALRLQLGHGERQEEEEEGETKKKRRRRRKKREIRKRHVNQLLVRGENVVLVSVMEP